In Zingiber officinale cultivar Zhangliang chromosome 3A, Zo_v1.1, whole genome shotgun sequence, the DNA window AGGTAATTTAAAGGAAGCGAGAGATTAtgacatattaaaaattatataaaataaaaaagttgataaaaaaataataaacaaaattgattaaaaaaataaaactaaataaaaattaaataaaattaaaaataataaactaaattaattaaaaacaaaactaaataaaaattaaataaaattaaacaaatataagtattgatgaaaaaataataaacaaaattaattaaaaataaaattaaataaaaattaaataaaatttaaaaatatataagtattgattaaaaaataataaataaaattaattaaaaataaaactaaataaaaattaaatagaattaaaaataataataattaaaaataagtaaaaaataaaactaaataaaaatttaaaaaatttaaaaaaaaacaaagaaaaaaaaaaggcagaGATGTtatttgagagagagagagagagagagagagagagaagggagaggggtgCGGTGCCTGAAGGGGAAAAGTAATTTACTTGAATAGCCTACTCCAGAAGAGACAACCACCTCCACCAGCTGTGGCCACTCTCGACTGATGATGTGGACGTTCCTAATTGGGCACCAGCGGTATCCATCAGGGCCCCGCATTCATAAAACGACGACGTCGCATCAGAAGCTCCACCACACttattattattctttttatAAAAACGTGATAACAGAAACTGTTATTGCGTGTGCGAgtaatttataatataaatttaaataagatACAGTGTGATTCTTTTGAGGGTTAAGTATGATTAGTAATAGTAATTAGACTAATAGATATGACCACAGGTAAATTGATTACGTTTTCCACTAGTTGATTGGGCTCATGATTTGATTTAGaccttataatatttttaaacgtGCGATGCTAACGGTGTCCACCGGGGCGAGGATGATTCGACGGTCAGAGACCGCGGAAACCCGTCAGTCGACGGCTAGATTTGGTCTCCGCCACTAGATTCGTCCAACGCTTAACTCAGCCGTCATCACTCACCTTCCTCGCTGCCATGAAGTCAAAGTAAAGCAGCCGCCTCCACTTGACATGGACGAAGACTTTGACTTAACTGTAGCTCTAAGGCTTCGATTATATAATCCCAGAAGAAGATCTAATTAGCTCATCGTCACATTCTCATCCAAGTTCAACATGGCAGATCAATCGAAGGTAATTAAGCTCTCTAATTCTAACAGTACTACATCTTGTCTCCTAATCCTTTTTGTGTGTTGCCTTAAATCTTCTCTTGATATATATCATGCAGAAACTAGTGCTGAAGTTGGAGCTCCGTGATGAGAAGGATAAGAAGAAGGCCATGAAAGCAATTTCCGGGCTTCCTGGTAATCACTAATTGATTTGTTGGCGATCGATTCAGTACGCAAAGATCTAGTAAACAAAACATATATTTTTCCAATATATTGCAGGGATAGATTCGATATCGATAGACATGAAAGACCAGAAGTTGACTATCACGGGCACGATCGACCCAATCACGGTGGTGGCCAAGTTGAGAAAGTCCCGACACGCCGAGTTACTCTCGGTCGGACCGgcgaaagaggagaagaaaaaggagGAACCAAAGAAGGAAGAACCCaagaaggaggaaaagaaggaaggcgacaaggacaaggagaaggaaCAGATTGCCGAGCTGATAAAGGCTTATCAGACTTACAACCCTCATATGACCACCCACTACTATATGCAGAGTGCTGAGGAGAACCCCAACGCCTGTGTGGTCATGTGATTAGGTTAATTATCAGAGCTAGGACGTACTAGTTGAGATGAGATTCTATTAAAATCTATATATCCTTGATCTTTGTTTCTTTTTTGGAGTTTAATTACATGTATGTAAGTTCTTCTTTATCTATAGAACTGTGATTTGCTGCTGGTCTAGAATTATGAAGTCGATGGGTTTGTCTGTTTGATCTATCAGGGAAAGAAGAGAAGTATGGAAGTGGTATAAGAACAGTGTCAGCAATTGTAGGAAGCTCTCATCAGCTTAACTGGGTTCGGTAAGACAAATGGGCCTAGAATGGCTAGGCCTAAGCCCAATAAAAGGCTTAAGTTGTGCAATAATTACAAAGTATGCTATAATGCTATTggttaataatattaaatattttaacgaAAGTATGAAACTATTATTTTGATAGTGTTTACGTAGCTTTTAAAGTTCTTTATTTTCCTAAGTTTTAAAAGTAATTACATATTCAAATAATAAAAAGGGCATAAAAAACAAATAGTGAAATCTTTACGTCTCTTTTttgatttttgttaaaaaaaagggTGCCCCACCCGTCAAATCCTTTTGAAACGACACAGTGATCTCGAATATGCTATTCGATATTACTATTCTCTGGCAcataaattaaatcttaaatcggTGAATTAGTTATATGAAGATGATAAACTTATATtacaataattataaaattatacctGTTTTCATATTATGCTCACGGTAAAATCATAACTATTATGATTTAAATATTAGATGAACATGTTAAATCTATATTATAGTACATTACAAAAAAATTTAGGAATATCGATGAAAACTTGATTCTGtcgtaaataattttgaattaccGACGAAAACTTGTTTATGTAGGAAATTACCGACGAAAACTTGTTTATGTAGGAAATTACTGACAAAAATTTGTTTCCATGgaaaattaccgacggaattatgtgTTCCGTCGATAATTTTAGGGTTTACCGACAGGATTAATTTTTCATCGATAATTATGACTTAACCCTAGGTTTTCTTCGTATTTTTTCTCACGCGTGGCGATTGCTGCCTTTCGTTTTCGCTGATCATCGGTAAGTCCTCTCTCtcgcctttctctccctcttttcgaCGTAGGCGATCCCTGTGCCGTCCaacaggattccctgattgaaaatgtaAATCGGATGAAATGACTaaggatttttaaatttaaaattaaatttgaaattaaaaatttaaattaaaaataaaaattaaacttaaactcaaattaaaaattaaacataaaaattaaaaattaaaggtaaactttaaaattaaaattaaaattaaaattaaaatttaaaacaaaaatttaactttaaatttaaaaacaaaaaattaaacttaaaattaaaaattaaaattaaaattaaaattaaacatttaaaattaaacttaaaataaaaaatttaaaattaaacttaaaattaaaattttaaaattaaacttaaaaattaaaaacaaaaaattaaacttaaaattaaaattaaaattaaaaaaaaaagaaacttaaaattaaaaattaaacttaaaatttaaaaataaaaattaaacttaaaatttttaaaaaaacttaaaaattaaaattaaaattaaaattaaaattaaaattaaaattaaaatttaaaatttaaaatttaaaatttaaaattaatcttaaatttaaattaaaaattaaaaaataaaaagtaaacttaacattaaaattaaaattaaaattaaaattaaaaattaaaatttaaagttaaaattaaacttaaattaaaaattaatcttaaattaaaaattaaaaattaaacttaaacttaaaattaaaatttaaaatctcaaaaaaaaaaaaaaaaaaaagcacctCCCGAAGTGCCTCGGACACCATCAGAGACGCTCTCAGGATAGACGGGAAAAATCCCGCCTAAgcagtggaaggcaccttcagccgtTTGAAGGTGTCCTCCATAacctatggaagacaccttccattaagtttgaaggcaccttcaagcagcGTTTTTCTAGCGAACAGAGGCCTTTTTGTTCGTGATCTCAGACGCGACAAGGCACCTTCTAGCCACAATTTCTTAACGTTTTCATCCCCAAAACCtcaaaatgcctcctaggtataacttCAACTTAGTTTATCTTGTCAATCCTTAGTTCTTATGTGTTTTCTTTGTCAATTTATGTTTAtatcttgtataaaattaggaaaAGATGACATGTTACCCCTAGGCCTAGCAATACTTCATCTACTGATGCCAGATTCTATAATGAGCAGCTTAGGTTGTCTTTTTTACAGCATACATATGTTGCTCTGAAATCTAGGTACTTAAGTAGAACCTTTTTTACTCAATATTGCGCCCCTATGTCACAAATTATTGAGCACTCCCAGTTAGATAAACTGATTTACTGCAGTCATGCAGTAAATCTCGATTTGTGTGCTCAGTTCTATAACAACTTAGAAAAGATAGATGACCTGACCTACttcaccagagttggtggaaaggattttcaCTTTCCCCTACCTTATTATCTGATAGTTTAGGACTTAGGAGATTTGCATGCACATTTTGTGCTACCTTGGTAGGGATCTGTCATTTGACGAGCTCTActctcatattacattagatactatctatatgtattttttttttatggaggAGAGACTACCTACAATGACTAACtttaggtcactctctcttagggtccaaGACTATATCCTATATTGAGTCCTGACCACATAGATTTTGTCGATCTCATCTTGGGATGTTGTAATGATGCGACCCTCCCActctttctttttgtatgctCTCTGTCAACGTCTAGACATTgacattgcattacatatgtttcataatGTCATACATGCATCCAGTATCATTACTAGGCATCAGATTAATATACCCTATTGTCACATCTTGACATACATATTTTCAACCATTGGAGTAGATATGACCCAGGGTACATCTAGTTCCCTTAGTGCATATGACGAGTTTAGTCAGCATCATCTAGCTTTAGTGCATATAGACATCACTGCTTAGGGGGTTCTAGCCTGGAGAGGTGGGTCGTAGCCAGCCATACTAGTCGAGGCCGAGGATGATGTTCCACCTATCTTTTCAgctgagggagaggagtggccagaGTTTACGATTGAGGAGCTATTTCGATATCCTCCGACTCTGACCCAACTCTCAACCTCGACCCAGCCCTCGACTTCTCTATCCATCGAGGATCGACTCGCTGAACTTGAGGAGTCCTCCACACAGCTTCAGCAGTCAGTCTTGATTGGATTCAGCACACTCCCGGGGGAGATAACCACTGAATTTACTTCTCTCTAGATGACATGACCACTAGATTTGAGTAGATTCTTCAAGCTCTGTGAGTACCTGAGTGACCCCTACCACCACCACTTGCTGACGATGATCAGACCTGATCATGTTACATACACTATTATACATTGTATGTTGTTTGACTTACTATCTTCAGTTAGTTTTTCTTTCTTTCAGTTTATTTGTTAAATTAGGAGTGTGTTTCATATACTAGGactaatatttcaaaattattttcaaataatttgcaAAATCTAGGGTAAAATTTTTTTgcttaaattttccttatttttagaattttcaaagtcaattttaaCCTTAGCCTAGATCAAATTCATAGAAATcatgttcctatagatttaggaTTTGAGTATCTCACCAACATATTAgggctaccttgtttgtgtaggatcgttgggccggccagaagggttggtaaataacctgtcaattaaaaacagacaacccttccacAAACGATTAAGCTaatacttgtaaaatgaattaagcagataaataaaagcataaaagaaaagacgaggcaccagatgtttacttggttacaaccgatgtggttgttaatccaaggaagattaagctcaaaaactccttcaggcggagaagcctcttacaacatttaggcatagaaaacagaagcttaactacaactaaagcatacaaatgtttggaaatagaatgatcgtgattgttgaaaagcttctggaccaaggctatatttatagccttggtcggggcgcctgaaagggttccgggcgccctgggggggggggataaaatttatcccccaacggttggatcgagtcaaagctcgatcctgtgaaaaagtcacttccgggtgccccggacaaCTCCGGacgccccggatagttccgggcgccccggagccaaaagtcaacctagttgacttttggtccgtgctctcttctccggttcagctcgcctttggtctgggtctttctgctccggctccgtttgcttgggtgatctctgacatccggaatagggctcacccgaacccatcttccggtcttctcgagcgtgcttccctccggcttctcgtccctcggaattgccgcgtgtcccttctcgtccaccagcgtactcatccgcagacttcttccctcggtcgcaccccgtgccgaccttcgcgctagctgcgtctcttgctccccgagcaatcttccgctccggctttcgtacctcggaaccaccgcgcgcactttcttctcgtccgccggtgtactcttccgcagcacctcgtccctcggacgcacagcgtgccgtccttctcgctagctgcgtcttccgctcgagtacctgtgctcctaagctcctacacacttagacacaaggttagaaacaacgcaggacctaacttaacttgttgatcacaccaaaacaaccttggggttccaacaatctctccctttttggtgtgatcaacccaagttaagttagggtcaaaaatagatatgaaattaaacaatttattgcaataatgtgcaacaagatagaaaaaattaaatttcaaaaatttttaattttcaatttgaaatacctccccctagacttatattttccttctccccctttgatcacaataaaatcgggtttaaaattctaagggtttaaagacttagaaaattttgaaaagttatctgttaaaatatttctaagtcaacaataactttttgaaaagtttctaagttaaaaaaaactttctaagctcaaaaagacttttatgcaagaaaatttaaacattaaaaaaattttctatgcatttatttatttatttagttcttaattctatttatcagaaagttttaaatttccattttaacttatcataatttcttaaatcaatcttttttagatttaatGCCACAAAGATTATACATGcagaaatttgtatcatgttaatttctattattttttgaatttcaatttcacaGAAATATTCAGATGGCAtagattttaacttgataaaatttttcgacaatataaaaaattctttcggcaatgtgcaaaattcgtttgaaggaatattttgtaatttgcaagaattttttaacaataagagtttgcaggaatctattaataatagatttcttaatctgaaaattttgtttgatgaatcaatttctaattcacaaaactttttcagtaaagtaatttgtaattcgaaatttttagatccggaaaaagttttcgataatatttctaagttgcatgattctttcgtaaaaatattttgtaatttacaacaattattcgaccgaagattttctaatccaaaaagttctttcgataattcaaattttggttcgcaaaaatcttcaggtaatttgattaattgaatcagttgttcagagggtagaggccataccttacttacctcgtcggccgttggttctccccctgttgaattaatttcttccgaagattctcccccttcatcgatctcgggatgtacttcggctgttggggttgtcttggtaatttcttccgtctcggaatCTTCtaatgacggctcgatgtctattgaggagacgactttaaccggttcttcgtagagcattaagaacttttcccaaagttctttcgcgcttttgtactctccgactctgtcgaaatctttagttggtattgcgcttagaatgtgaaactctgcccgagcattagctatggactcttcacgttgcttctcgttccagaggtgtatgccgattttctctccgttcgtgtctttcggtgcttcataacctgttttcattattagagaaataccaatatcagagttaagaaataccttcatttgttgcttccatgaagaaagctccccctcgaatgctggtgggtagtcgctagctccggccattgttgcttcagacggcggttagtccttctgaggtgtctcggctctgataccacttgtaagaccgttaggccggctagaagggttggtaaataacctgtcaattaaaaacagacaacccttccgcgaacgattaagctaagacttgtaaaatgaattaagcagataaataaaagcaaaaaagaaaagacgaggcaccagatgtttacttggttacaaccgatgtggttgttaatccaaggaagattaagctcaaaaactccttcaggcggagaagcctcttacagcgtttaggcacagaaaacagaagcttaactacaactaaaggatacaagtgtttgaaaatagaatgatcatgattgttgaaaagcttctggaccaaggctatatttatagccttggtcggggcgcctgaaagggttccgggcgccctgggggggataaaatttatcccccaatggttggatcgagtcaaagctcgatcctgtgaaaaagtcacttccgggcgccccggacagttccgggcgccccggacagctccgggcggcCCGGacagttccgagcgccccggagccaaaagtctacccagttgacttttggtccgtgctctcttctccggttcagctcgcctctggtccgggtctttttgctccggctccgcttgcttgggtgatctctgacatccggaataaggctcacccgaacccatctttcgGTCTTcttgagcgtgcttccctccggcttctcgtccctcggaattgccgcgtgtcccttctcgtccaccagcgtactcatccgcagacttcgtccctcggtcgcaccccgtgccgaccttcgcgctagctgcgtctcttgctccccgagcaatcttccgctccggctttcgtacctcggaaccaccgcgcgcacttccttctcgtccgccggtgtactcttccgcagcacctcgtccctcggacgcacagcgtgccgtccttctcgctagctgcatcttccgctcgagtacctatgctcctaagctcctgcacacttagacacaaggttagaaacaacgcaggacctaacttaacttgttgatcacaccaaaacaaccttggggttccaacaatttgtgtattgctaaacttagaaagggATGAGATTTATAAGCAgtttgtctggacttaagatgattatatcaatgcatcaacataagtctgagtattaaatatcaaaattatagtgatcaagttaagtaatccagtttagtcaaacactaactggataaaaatacttaacttgattaaccaagtgaacGCTGCTATCTTTTGacagttagttagtaactaatctcaggttcagggggagaattgattttcaagtttttctaaaaattattttcaaatcaaactTATGATTTTCATAAATCCacctttgaaaatatattttggaaaactCTGTTATTTCTCAAttgataagttttgaaaaataaatttgacaacTATTTTAATTGTTTTTATAAACTACTTTAAAccgtctttttaaaaaatatttttgaaaagcttTATGGCActtagtattttaaattttattcttgAGTTTTGTTGCAAAACctagcattttcaaaattttatttctggAAAACTTATGTTTTTCCTCATTGTTCTTTTAAGCATCTTCAAAGTTTTTTTCCAAAGGTAGATTTTGGAAATTATTCTTAGCCTTGAAAATCCTGATATAAGTGTTGTAACAAATTTTGATAGAtatctttaaaaatcaatttgaaaCTCATTTCCATGTTTGAAAATTGCTTTAAAAGATGtcttattattttcaaaacttcttAAAAATTAGTTCTATACTTAAGTTCTTTTCTAAAACAGTTTGTAAAGATAATAGTTTTCGAAACTACTTTGAAAGCCTTTATGGTAATAAAAGTTTTTTAACTCCCCCAAGTAATCCTGGAACTTATCCTATTGTCAATTTGTTTTTACTtagcatattttttttcttagttgtctattcatgtttttgatgaatgacaaagggggagggttggAGATTAAGTTTGCAAAGCGAAACCAAAATTTGAATAACTAACATCGAAACACTGAATAACTTAAATATTTGTCTATTGAATAACTTAAATATCATTTGTCTATTTATACTtgcatttttttctaacttaatccaGGTTGTCATTATattaaaaagagggagattgttggtgcagtttacactaacggtctaactcaggttttgatgaatgataagtaagttaagttaggttttgttatgatctaaccacttgattaagtatgcagaagaagtctagataggtcgatgggctacCCGGATATCTAGCACGAAATCTAGCAAGGTCAataggctgactggatagctggtacgaagtccagataggtcgacgggctgactggatatctggcaagaaatctagCCAAatcaacgggccgatcggatagctagtatacagtccagataggtcaacgggttgatCGAATGTTTGgcaagttggtaagttaaggtaagtcactggaggagagtgaccttgtgaggGCACGTtccggttgagggacagtaggcattggtccagtttaggtccatttaggatccctaaattgagaccttgacta includes these proteins:
- the LOC122051795 gene encoding heavy metal-associated isoprenylated plant protein 39-like; the protein is MADQSKKLVLKLELRDEKDKKKAMKAISGLPGIDSISIDMKDQKLTITGTIDPITVVAKLRKSRHAELLSVGPAKEEKKKEEPKKEEPKKEEKKEGDKDKEKEQIAELIKAYQTYNPHMTTHYYMQSAEENPNACVVM